From Desulfovibrio oxyclinae DSM 11498, the proteins below share one genomic window:
- a CDS encoding O-antigen ligase family protein: MSNVEVAIRRSPGLLANLMLFGTMITLGRVQEVFVFLWPLRLVLVMFLIMGISLLMKGGTSRYRLNMLWLSPTFRKFVLFVGIMIASVAFSVYGSKSLGFLKEFILYCGIFLLALNCQVDRREDLNYVIGGAVLTLIVLGLICFLHPRVVGGRVAANWTYDPNDTALLFVMILALVLPAMKHVKPLYKWALRSAAVLGLGAIVLTQSRGGLVALVGTVTVWALSHGVKGVVRLAMFGGLALMLVLAFAPPGKLSRFTSMVNLEDDYNMTAKHGRIEVWKNGLELFQKNMLTGTGLSTFIVAEGQTHSGGKWSEAHNAFIEIGAELGIFGLAAFLAMLFSAWRRAAPKDENDWLGKGIRLSLTAYVFGGMFLSWGYIFVLYFVLFIAMVRERVLALEPAQAPVMADSPPVSRSAAQAESVRAAPRRRYKMKERK, encoded by the coding sequence ATGAGCAATGTGGAGGTCGCCATAAGACGTTCTCCGGGCCTTCTGGCCAATCTGATGCTGTTTGGCACCATGATTACCCTCGGTCGTGTGCAGGAGGTCTTCGTCTTCCTGTGGCCGTTGCGACTCGTGCTGGTGATGTTTCTTATCATGGGCATATCTCTGCTGATGAAGGGCGGGACCAGCCGGTACAGGCTGAATATGCTTTGGCTTTCCCCGACCTTCCGCAAGTTCGTGCTGTTCGTGGGGATAATGATCGCCAGCGTGGCATTCAGCGTTTACGGCAGCAAGTCGCTGGGGTTTCTCAAGGAGTTCATTCTCTATTGCGGAATATTCCTGCTGGCGCTCAACTGTCAGGTGGATCGGCGCGAAGATCTCAACTACGTCATCGGCGGCGCCGTGCTGACATTGATCGTTCTTGGGTTGATCTGTTTTCTGCATCCGCGCGTCGTCGGGGGGCGGGTGGCCGCCAACTGGACGTATGACCCCAACGATACTGCGCTGCTCTTCGTCATGATTCTCGCGCTGGTCCTGCCAGCCATGAAGCATGTGAAGCCGCTCTACAAATGGGCGCTTCGCTCCGCCGCAGTGCTTGGGCTGGGGGCCATCGTCCTGACCCAGTCCCGGGGCGGGCTCGTGGCTCTCGTGGGCACCGTGACGGTCTGGGCCTTGTCACATGGTGTGAAGGGCGTGGTCAGGCTGGCCATGTTCGGCGGGCTGGCGCTTATGCTGGTGCTCGCCTTTGCGCCGCCGGGAAAACTGAGCCGCTTTACGTCCATGGTGAACCTGGAGGACGACTACAACATGACGGCCAAACACGGTCGTATAGAAGTCTGGAAGAACGGGCTGGAGCTGTTCCAGAAAAACATGCTTACCGGCACCGGCCTTTCCACCTTCATCGTGGCCGAGGGCCAGACGCATAGTGGCGGCAAGTGGAGCGAAGCGCATAACGCGTTCATCGAGATCGGCGCGGAGCTGGGCATCTTCGGTCTCGCGGCGTTTCTGGCCATGCTGTTTTCCGCATGGCGAAGGGCTGCGCCGAAGGATGAGAACGACTGGCTGGGCAAGGGTATACGGCTTTCACTGACCGCGTATGTATTCGGGGGAATGTTTCTTTCGTGGGGGTATATTTTCGTTCTGTATTTCGTGCTGTTCATCGCCATGGTCCGCGAGCGGGTGCTGGCACTTGAACCGGCTCAGGCTCCGGTCATGGCTGATTCTCCTCCCGTTTCCCGGTCGGCGGCGCAGGCCGAATCGGTTCGCGCCGCACCCCGCCGCCGGTACAAGATGAAGGAGCGCAAATGA
- a CDS encoding glycosyltransferase family 2 protein, producing MVSVSVISPVYNAEATLEQMVETIVSQSFEDLELILVDDGSTDGTHDLTQDLSRRDPRIRLLQKENGGAGSARNLGLEHAKGKYVTFLDADDEFLPNRFEAHIQRLESAPNLVAVYGRFRVRDQSDGQTFHVNNPFPAEGTAPADFVNFMLRAGMFYRLDSATYRMESVGSLRFDTKLKLGQDFKFILEMASRGLHAPDNGYCATLTRGHESITRRRARHMYSSEKALISEFIRNHGLGVAAKCRSMSHQHVRFSKRYQSKMTGKAWSHALRAIPWNPLNISAYKHILGELVLQRSS from the coding sequence ATGGTGTCCGTTTCCGTTATTTCACCCGTGTACAATGCAGAAGCTACACTGGAGCAAATGGTCGAGACGATTGTCAGCCAGTCTTTTGAAGACCTTGAGCTCATTCTCGTCGATGACGGTTCAACCGATGGGACCCACGATCTGACTCAGGATCTTTCACGACGCGACCCGCGCATCCGATTGCTGCAAAAGGAAAACGGTGGGGCCGGGAGTGCCCGCAATCTGGGTCTTGAGCATGCCAAGGGGAAGTACGTTACCTTTCTGGATGCTGACGACGAATTCCTGCCGAACCGGTTTGAGGCACACATACAACGGCTTGAATCAGCACCAAATTTGGTGGCGGTTTACGGTCGTTTCAGGGTTCGGGACCAGAGCGATGGACAAACCTTCCATGTGAATAATCCCTTTCCCGCGGAAGGAACCGCCCCTGCGGATTTCGTGAATTTCATGCTGCGGGCGGGGATGTTCTATCGGCTGGATTCGGCAACCTACCGAATGGAGAGCGTCGGCAGCCTGAGGTTCGACACAAAGCTCAAGCTCGGACAGGACTTCAAATTCATACTGGAAATGGCCTCGCGCGGACTCCACGCACCGGATAACGGTTACTGCGCCACCCTGACACGAGGGCATGAATCCATCACCAGACGTCGAGCACGCCACATGTACAGCAGTGAAAAAGCCCTCATTTCAGAGTTCATCCGCAACCATGGGTTGGGGGTGGCGGCTAAATGCCGCTCCATGTCGCACCAGCACGTGCGTTTTTCCAAACGATACCAGTCGAAAATGACCGGCAAGGCATGGTCACACGCCCTGCGGGCCATACCGTGGAATCCGCTTAACATCAGTGCATACAAACACATCCTTGGCGAACTGGTGCTGCAACGAAGCAGCTGA
- a CDS encoding exosortase/archaeosortase family protein, with amino-acid sequence MTFSESLYKYRFQLAGLLVVLAAAYSSIIQRMVHNWYIDDNYSHGFLIPFIAGWFVYRDWPRLRETRATPSNIGLLVIAAGVVQLIFAWLATEYFNMRLSLVVILAGSVLFFFGKETFNRLRLPLGYLVLMVPLPYIIYDAIAFPLKLFVTKVSVLALKIMNFAVWREGNIISFPNIVLEVADACSGMRSLMSLIAIAVTLAFLMLGKTWTRWLLVLSAIPFAVMTNAFRVIMTGVLSRYYGRAAAEGFFHEFAGMAVFIMAMVLLGGAAIVLKKIEDRSRNASESRD; translated from the coding sequence GTGACGTTTTCCGAATCGCTCTACAAATACCGGTTCCAGCTCGCGGGGCTGCTGGTCGTATTGGCGGCGGCCTATAGTTCCATCATCCAGAGGATGGTCCATAACTGGTACATAGACGACAACTACTCGCACGGGTTTCTCATCCCGTTCATAGCGGGGTGGTTCGTTTATCGCGACTGGCCGCGATTGCGCGAGACTCGCGCCACGCCTTCCAATATCGGGCTCCTCGTCATCGCCGCCGGAGTTGTGCAGCTCATTTTCGCGTGGCTTGCCACGGAATATTTCAACATGCGGCTTTCGCTCGTGGTTATTCTTGCCGGGTCGGTCCTGTTCTTTTTTGGTAAGGAAACCTTCAACAGACTGCGTCTTCCGCTCGGTTATCTGGTGCTCATGGTGCCGCTTCCTTACATCATCTATGATGCCATTGCCTTTCCCCTCAAACTTTTCGTGACCAAGGTCTCGGTTCTCGCGCTCAAGATCATGAATTTCGCGGTGTGGCGCGAGGGAAACATTATCTCGTTTCCCAATATCGTGCTGGAAGTGGCGGACGCGTGCAGCGGGATGCGTTCACTCATGTCGCTTATCGCCATTGCCGTCACACTGGCCTTTCTGATGCTCGGCAAAACGTGGACCCGCTGGCTGCTCGTGCTCAGCGCAATACCATTCGCAGTCATGACCAACGCCTTCCGGGTGATCATGACCGGCGTGCTTTCACGGTATTACGGCAGGGCTGCTGCCGAAGGATTTTTCCATGAATTCGCTGGAATGGCCGTGTTCATCATGGCCATGGTGCTGCTCGGGGGAGCAGCCATTGTGTTGAAGAAAATAGAGGACCGCTCCCGGAATGCTTCGGAGAGTCGGGACTAA
- a CDS encoding mannose-1-phosphate guanylyltransferase/mannose-6-phosphate isomerase — protein MTAGTALQPVILCGGKGTRLWPLSRTLYPKQFIEVSRDRYLFSDVLARCGMITGSQGPMVVCNDEHRFLVAEQLRNSDVAGQVLLEPSGRNTAPAAAVAAMLCEDEDPVMLVMPADHSIPDFAMFAKMVAVGAERAREGGVVCFGVVPDNPETGYGYIRRGSELAPDVYQVDAFVEKPALDTAREYFESGEFYWNSGIFLFRASRYLDELGRHAPQILEACRAAVDGCYRDLDFIRLSAEDFARCPADSIDCAVMERIKGIEVVPMNIEWRDLGSWKSLHDMHPRDESGNSALGDVVLEQSRNCYVRSSGRLVVTLGLEDTTVVETPDAVFVAPHDRLDGMKTVVDRLKAARRPETEAHKTVYRPWGSFESITVDDRFQVKRIVVKPGEVLSLQKHFHRAEHWVVVKGTARIVNGDEEFVLCEDESTYIPLGNVHRLENPGRIPLELIEVQTGSYLGEDDIVRLEDKYKR, from the coding sequence ATGACCGCAGGCACTGCCTTGCAGCCCGTCATACTTTGCGGTGGAAAGGGAACCCGGCTCTGGCCGTTGTCCAGAACGCTGTATCCTAAGCAGTTCATCGAGGTGTCTAGGGATCGCTATCTTTTCTCGGACGTTCTGGCTCGGTGTGGGATGATCACCGGTTCGCAAGGGCCGATGGTGGTCTGCAACGACGAACACCGCTTTCTCGTGGCTGAACAGCTGCGAAACAGCGATGTCGCAGGGCAGGTGCTGCTTGAGCCATCGGGCAGAAACACCGCACCGGCCGCGGCCGTGGCCGCCATGCTCTGCGAGGATGAAGACCCAGTGATGCTGGTCATGCCTGCCGATCATTCCATTCCAGACTTTGCGATGTTCGCGAAGATGGTTGCCGTCGGCGCGGAACGCGCCAGAGAGGGCGGGGTGGTCTGCTTCGGCGTTGTCCCGGACAACCCGGAAACGGGCTACGGCTACATCCGGCGCGGCTCGGAGCTCGCCCCGGACGTCTATCAGGTGGATGCATTCGTGGAAAAGCCCGCCTTGGACACGGCCCGCGAATACTTCGAATCCGGCGAGTTCTACTGGAACAGCGGCATCTTTCTTTTCCGGGCATCGCGGTATCTCGATGAGTTGGGCCGTCATGCCCCGCAGATCCTTGAAGCGTGCAGGGCTGCGGTGGACGGCTGTTACCGCGATCTTGATTTCATTCGCCTTTCCGCAGAGGACTTCGCGCGCTGCCCGGCCGATTCCATCGATTGTGCCGTCATGGAGCGGATCAAGGGCATTGAGGTGGTCCCCATGAACATCGAATGGCGTGATCTCGGCTCATGGAAAAGCCTGCATGACATGCACCCCCGTGACGAATCCGGAAACAGTGCACTGGGTGACGTGGTTCTGGAGCAGAGCCGCAACTGCTACGTGCGTTCGTCCGGAAGGCTCGTGGTGACCCTCGGTCTGGAAGACACCACGGTGGTGGAAACCCCGGATGCGGTCTTTGTGGCACCGCATGACAGGCTGGACGGTATGAAGACGGTGGTGGACCGCCTCAAGGCCGCCAGGCGGCCCGAGACCGAGGCGCACAAGACGGTCTATCGCCCATGGGGCAGCTTCGAGTCCATTACTGTGGACGACCGTTTTCAGGTCAAGCGCATCGTGGTCAAACCCGGTGAGGTCCTCTCGTTGCAGAAGCATTTTCACCGCGCGGAGCATTGGGTCGTGGTCAAGGGGACGGCCCGCATCGTCAATGGCGACGAAGAGTTCGTGCTCTGCGAGGACGAGTCCACCTACATCCCGCTCGGTAATGTTCACCGGCTGGAGAATCCCGGCAGGATTCCGCTTGAACTGATCGAGGTGCAGACCGGCAGTTACCTCGGCGAGGACGATATTGTGCGTCTCGAAGACAAATACAAACGCTGA
- a CDS encoding glycosyltransferase family 4 protein, translating to MRILSILPPGLALHAEQFRSRFEAMPREWEFDILASGDESLNGDRFANAVLHVHPAERRWTRWRMIRRTAGMIWRAIRIARQRRPDVIAVYDPLTLGVMGVFAKLASGAKLVVEINGHIRDAEAARLAGKPVSRVRRTLFNLVGSLTLRMADCVKILNSDQYREWADVLQGKPVVMFHNYVPTDHFSDRGDAGYLLCLGHPFHVKGVDILLKAFAEVRSRHPDILLKVVGYRRASERAMWDALASGIPGVELLDPVPYDQVQQYLSRCKALVTPSRSEGMGRVFIEAMACGKPCIGSRTGGIPNIVEDGRTGLLAAPEDPEDLARKLDMLLSDPDMRRRMGEAGRERAMSLLSGSSYAENYREMMEMVTNGICEKGIVFNGYEAREAR from the coding sequence GTGAGGATACTGAGCATTCTTCCGCCGGGGCTGGCCCTTCATGCAGAGCAGTTTCGTTCGCGCTTCGAGGCCATGCCCCGTGAGTGGGAATTCGACATTCTTGCTTCTGGCGATGAGTCGCTGAACGGCGACCGTTTCGCCAATGCCGTGTTGCATGTGCATCCCGCCGAGCGTCGTTGGACGCGCTGGCGCATGATCCGCAGAACTGCGGGGATGATTTGGCGAGCCATTCGCATCGCAAGGCAGCGCCGCCCGGACGTCATCGCCGTATACGATCCCTTGACGCTGGGCGTCATGGGCGTCTTTGCCAAGCTCGCTTCCGGGGCGAAACTGGTGGTGGAAATCAACGGACACATCCGCGACGCCGAAGCGGCCCGCCTTGCGGGAAAGCCGGTCAGCAGAGTGCGGCGCACACTTTTCAATCTGGTGGGCAGCCTCACCCTGCGCATGGCGGATTGCGTCAAGATTCTCAACTCCGACCAGTACCGTGAGTGGGCCGACGTGCTCCAGGGCAAGCCGGTGGTCATGTTTCATAACTACGTTCCCACGGATCATTTTTCAGACCGCGGCGATGCCGGGTATCTGCTGTGCCTCGGGCATCCGTTCCATGTGAAAGGGGTGGATATACTGCTCAAGGCGTTTGCCGAGGTCCGCAGCAGGCATCCCGACATCCTGCTGAAGGTCGTGGGGTACCGCCGCGCTTCGGAGAGGGCCATGTGGGATGCGCTCGCGTCCGGCATTCCGGGCGTGGAACTGCTTGATCCCGTTCCCTACGATCAGGTGCAACAGTACCTCTCACGCTGCAAGGCGTTGGTGACGCCTTCGCGCTCCGAAGGCATGGGGCGGGTTTTCATCGAGGCCATGGCCTGCGGCAAACCCTGCATCGGAAGTCGTACGGGCGGCATTCCGAACATTGTGGAGGACGGGCGCACCGGACTGCTTGCGGCGCCTGAGGATCCCGAAGATCTGGCCCGCAAGCTGGATATGTTGCTTTCGGACCCGGATATGCGCAGACGCATGGGCGAAGCCGGAAGGGAGCGCGCCATGTCTCTGCTCTCGGGGAGCAGCTACGCCGAGAATTACCGGGAAATGATGGAAATGGTGACCAACGGCATTTGCGAAAAGGGCATCGTCTTCAACGGCTATGAAGCGAGGGAAGCGCGATGA
- a CDS encoding glycosyltransferase, translated as MRETDRPTRIGFGPVTDANSFEQSGRKVARELESYHGFECGFFSWNPFRIDELQEFDALVFIKYLPELRTMRALGDAGKVMLLDYQDTFLCPSVYEDATWRRMLKHVRYYPWERRDLKRFSLLDGCLVCSPLLEKVVRRAGTEPVHLPRQIYNDANEGSFKQASDAVNGVTLYWTGVWLNQPQNDPVLPVLRRLHDNHGCRILYDTDRVGEHDWIEYRMFDNDTWAEDILDADIAFRWRDTSNLQRFKDANKVQGYMAAGLPAVVCPTHSERAVIRHGETGFFAETVDEFEEIMLRLVKDPQLRSRVGTAAHEHVWRHSSLKVHVEHIRDCLHRLLAERKGVTP; from the coding sequence ATGCGCGAAACTGATCGTCCCACCAGAATAGGCTTCGGTCCAGTGACCGACGCCAACTCCTTCGAGCAGTCCGGCCGCAAGGTGGCACGGGAGTTGGAGTCCTACCACGGCTTTGAGTGCGGTTTCTTCTCATGGAACCCGTTTCGCATTGACGAACTTCAGGAATTCGATGCGCTTGTTTTCATCAAATACCTTCCGGAACTGCGGACCATGCGCGCTCTTGGGGATGCGGGAAAAGTCATGCTGCTGGACTATCAGGATACCTTCCTGTGTCCCTCGGTTTACGAGGACGCGACATGGCGGCGCATGTTGAAGCATGTCCGCTACTATCCTTGGGAGCGCCGGGACCTGAAGCGGTTCTCGCTGCTCGATGGCTGCCTCGTGTGCTCGCCGTTGCTCGAAAAAGTCGTGCGCAGGGCAGGGACCGAGCCTGTTCACCTTCCCCGGCAGATCTACAATGACGCCAACGAAGGATCCTTCAAGCAGGCGAGTGATGCCGTTAACGGGGTAACGCTTTACTGGACCGGCGTCTGGCTGAATCAGCCTCAGAATGATCCCGTGCTGCCGGTGCTTCGCAGGCTTCACGACAATCACGGCTGCCGCATTCTCTACGACACCGACCGGGTGGGCGAACATGACTGGATAGAGTACCGCATGTTCGACAACGACACATGGGCCGAGGATATCCTCGACGCCGACATTGCATTTCGCTGGCGTGATACCTCGAACCTTCAGCGGTTCAAGGATGCCAACAAGGTTCAGGGCTACATGGCCGCCGGACTGCCCGCCGTGGTCTGCCCCACCCACTCCGAACGCGCCGTGATCCGTCATGGTGAAACGGGTTTTTTTGCCGAAACCGTGGACGAATTCGAAGAGATCATGCTGCGTCTGGTGAAGGACCCGCAGTTGCGGTCCCGAGTGGGGACGGCAGCGCATGAGCATGTCTGGCGGCACAGTTCGCTCAAGGTGCACGTGGAGCACATCCGCGACTGTCTGCACCGGCTGCTGGCAGAAAGGAAGGGAGTTACGCCGTGA
- a CDS encoding glycosyltransferase family 4 protein, which produces MSSYHDLNDVGLMGPPKSRIAPSLLVLDQWAGPDVQAGTSKNWLYEGLGRSFHTNVLNADDETAARRSRLYCLFKAMLCRPFDARREFHRRMEWAAKHPRAFEARTSRFRRAVEMYSQPQDALFQVGCLFGPVTSNGAKSFSYHDQTVSMVERHWPQWLPKNFSSYRERFFELERASMQDKDLVFTYSESARRSMIEDYGLSPEKVTVAPTACKIAFPELHQALGKRRQKLLFVSTDFHRKGGDIVFRAFEIVRRTFPELELIVLGGPAEQRLPKGARHLGLVSHGRLRAEYLSSALLLHPARYDAYPNVIKEAMACGLPAVASASAGIPEMVEHGETGLVMEEPDAVSVADAVSLLLEDEERLRVMRENCLLSRERYRPETCSATIAKAMLEKIGRTEKPEGEVA; this is translated from the coding sequence ATGAGTTCATATCATGACTTGAACGATGTGGGCCTCATGGGACCGCCCAAGTCGCGCATTGCTCCTTCCCTTCTTGTTCTGGACCAGTGGGCCGGACCTGACGTGCAGGCCGGGACGAGCAAGAACTGGCTCTACGAAGGATTGGGGCGTTCCTTCCATACGAATGTGCTCAATGCCGACGACGAGACCGCCGCGCGGCGCAGCCGCCTGTATTGCCTCTTCAAAGCCATGCTCTGCCGTCCGTTTGACGCCAGACGAGAATTCCATCGCCGCATGGAGTGGGCGGCAAAGCATCCACGGGCGTTCGAGGCGCGCACCAGTAGGTTCCGCAGGGCGGTTGAAATGTACAGTCAGCCGCAGGATGCGCTCTTTCAGGTGGGGTGTCTTTTCGGCCCGGTCACCAGCAACGGAGCCAAGAGCTTTTCCTACCACGACCAGACCGTTTCCATGGTCGAACGCCACTGGCCGCAGTGGTTGCCTAAAAACTTTTCCTCGTACCGGGAGCGGTTCTTTGAACTGGAGCGTGCTTCGATGCAGGACAAGGACCTTGTTTTTACCTACAGCGAGAGCGCAAGGCGTTCCATGATCGAAGATTACGGGCTGAGTCCGGAGAAGGTGACGGTTGCTCCCACGGCCTGCAAGATCGCGTTTCCCGAGCTGCATCAGGCCCTTGGAAAACGCCGTCAGAAGTTGCTTTTCGTCAGCACGGATTTCCACCGCAAGGGCGGGGATATCGTTTTCCGCGCTTTCGAGATTGTGCGGCGCACGTTTCCCGAGCTTGAGCTGATCGTCCTTGGAGGCCCTGCCGAACAGCGACTGCCCAAGGGCGCAAGGCACCTGGGTCTTGTCTCGCACGGGCGGCTTCGGGCTGAGTATCTTTCCTCGGCCCTGCTGCTGCATCCCGCGCGCTACGATGCGTATCCGAACGTCATCAAGGAAGCCATGGCCTGCGGGTTGCCGGCGGTTGCCTCGGCCAGTGCCGGTATTCCGGAAATGGTGGAGCACGGTGAGACCGGACTGGTCATGGAAGAACCGGACGCCGTCTCGGTTGCGGACGCTGTTTCCCTGCTGCTTGAAGATGAAGAGCGTCTGCGCGTCATGCGCGAGAACTGTCTGTTGAGTCGCGAACGGTATCGCCCGGAAACCTGCTCGGCGACCATTGCCAAAGCCATGCTTGAGAAGATTGGTCGTACGGAGAAGCCGGAAGGGGAGGTCGCATGA
- a CDS encoding zinc ribbon domain-containing protein YjdM encodes MEKLPDCPQCGSEYVYSDGSILNCPECGHEFQAGDTEERVYTDMNGNVLTDGDTVIVTQNLKVKGASTPIKKGTKVKNIKLVEPEDGVHDISCKITGFGSMMLKTSVVKKG; translated from the coding sequence ATGGAAAAATTACCTGATTGTCCGCAGTGCGGTTCCGAGTATGTCTACTCTGACGGCAGTATTCTCAATTGTCCCGAGTGTGGGCACGAGTTTCAGGCCGGGGACACCGAAGAACGCGTCTATACCGATATGAACGGCAACGTCCTCACCGATGGAGACACCGTTATCGTCACCCAGAACCTGAAAGTGAAAGGGGCTTCGACTCCCATCAAGAAGGGGACGAAGGTGAAGAATATCAAATTGGTCGAACCGGAAGACGGAGTGCACGACATCTCCTGCAAAATTACCGGATTCGGCTCCATGATGCTGAAAACATCGGTCGTCAAGAAAGGCTGA
- a CDS encoding glycosyltransferase gives MNTTSQNPTPSVAHFSFSGDFGGREKVAVGLCRSMRSMGLDCRLFMVVETRAGEQRNGNLMRSLGDIEVFAEIFRTSSRFSFPLLRSVANRLHELHISVVHCHCYKSLYYAELMRMFGLYRGVVVYTLHGLILPKGGMAAMIKSFQRMGLRLADGVIGCSREVLESSLPPRCRGLSTAIINAIELPEPDPSALLSGRDKAREELAARFGLDPSLPVVINVGRLCTQKNYPLYLEMIRRNISENGAAPVNYLLVGNGELQANLEDAARRMGIRDNVVFTGFVSDMDAVYRGADLLVQTSIWEGTPMCLLEARSYALPVVAPAVGGNVDVVRSGDDGVLYPVNDLSALREGFDMYMDDSLIRSRHGRRAYERVQSDFGTGEWSRRHLQFYDEVIRDAQPFVEEAT, from the coding sequence TTGAACACGACCAGCCAGAATCCGACGCCCAGCGTGGCCCACTTCAGTTTCTCCGGCGATTTCGGCGGAAGGGAGAAGGTGGCAGTCGGCCTGTGCCGCAGCATGCGGTCCATGGGCTTGGACTGTCGTCTGTTCATGGTGGTCGAGACGCGGGCGGGCGAGCAGCGCAACGGCAATCTCATGCGTTCGCTGGGGGATATCGAGGTCTTTGCCGAGATCTTTCGCACGAGCAGTCGGTTTTCATTCCCCCTTTTGCGCAGTGTGGCGAATAGACTGCACGAGCTGCATATCTCCGTGGTGCACTGCCACTGCTACAAGTCGCTTTATTACGCCGAGCTGATGCGGATGTTCGGACTCTACAGGGGCGTAGTCGTCTACACGCTGCATGGCCTGATTCTTCCCAAAGGCGGCATGGCCGCCATGATCAAGAGTTTTCAGCGCATGGGGCTTCGATTGGCGGACGGCGTCATCGGCTGCTCGCGCGAGGTGCTGGAAAGCTCTCTCCCGCCGCGTTGCAGAGGATTATCCACCGCCATCATCAATGCCATCGAGCTGCCGGAGCCTGACCCTTCCGCATTGCTTTCAGGCCGCGACAAGGCCCGCGAGGAACTGGCTGCGCGTTTCGGGCTGGACCCTTCGCTGCCGGTGGTCATCAATGTGGGCAGGCTTTGCACCCAGAAGAACTATCCGCTGTATCTTGAGATGATACGCCGCAACATTTCCGAAAACGGCGCCGCGCCGGTGAACTACCTGCTGGTGGGCAACGGCGAGTTGCAGGCGAATCTGGAGGACGCTGCCCGGCGTATGGGCATCCGCGACAACGTTGTGTTCACGGGATTCGTCTCCGACATGGACGCCGTGTATCGCGGAGCCGATCTGCTGGTGCAGACATCCATCTGGGAAGGCACCCCCATGTGCCTGCTGGAGGCCCGTTCGTACGCACTGCCGGTGGTGGCGCCGGCGGTCGGCGGGAATGTGGATGTGGTGCGAAGCGGCGACGACGGCGTGCTGTATCCCGTCAACGATCTTTCCGCGCTTCGCGAAGGGTTTGATATGTACATGGATGACTCGCTGATCCGCAGTCGCCACGGCAGGCGCGCCTATGAGCGTGTTCAAAGCGATTTCGGCACTGGCGAGTGGAGCCGCAGGCACCTTCAGTTCTACGACGAGGTCATCCGTGACGCTCAGCCCTTCGTCGAGGAGGCAACATGA
- a CDS encoding glycosyltransferase family 4 protein, with amino-acid sequence MSRQRVLFAVARPPYPCDTGARIRSWNTLAGFAKRYDVDVISYCDPSMDLSETQAWVDGALELGVSRVEQIPNPALGHGTTVSQLISAAVRGLPVSTMKYRNDDFSRRFRDRLGQGYDLVHIETVHLAGEAASIVGEFRPFVTLNAHNVECQIADRMRDLERFGPRWAALSLHARNMRRFECDAFRACDAVLAVSREDCDQIDRMCGVSGRAVLVENGVDDRYFTPGGAERECADELVFVGSMDWLPNVDGVIGFVRDVLPRIRQRRPAAHLSVVGRKPHPDVLALHDPANGVTVTGTVDDVRPYVHGAAVAVVPLRYGGGTRLKILEAFSMSTAVVSTSLGCEGILCKDEEHLMIRDDAESFASACLDLMDDGPKRQKVGEKGRKLALSEYVWPSVIGRMHDEIDRRRNGGGADARN; translated from the coding sequence ATGAGCAGGCAGCGGGTCCTTTTTGCGGTGGCGAGGCCGCCTTACCCCTGTGACACCGGAGCCAGAATCCGTTCATGGAACACGCTGGCAGGGTTTGCGAAACGCTATGATGTGGACGTCATCAGTTATTGCGACCCGTCCATGGACCTCTCTGAAACGCAGGCTTGGGTGGACGGAGCGCTTGAGCTCGGCGTCAGCAGGGTGGAACAGATTCCGAATCCCGCTCTCGGGCACGGGACCACGGTCTCGCAACTGATCTCCGCAGCCGTGCGCGGACTGCCGGTTTCCACCATGAAGTACCGTAACGACGATTTCTCCAGGAGATTCCGGGACCGGCTCGGGCAGGGGTATGACCTTGTGCACATCGAAACCGTTCATCTGGCGGGGGAAGCTGCGAGCATTGTCGGCGAGTTCCGGCCGTTCGTGACCCTGAACGCCCATAACGTGGAATGTCAGATAGCGGATCGAATGCGCGATCTGGAGCGCTTCGGACCTCGGTGGGCCGCACTTTCGCTGCATGCCCGCAACATGCGTCGCTTCGAGTGCGATGCGTTTCGCGCCTGTGATGCGGTGCTGGCCGTTTCCCGCGAGGATTGCGACCAGATCGACCGCATGTGCGGCGTTTCCGGCCGTGCGGTGCTGGTGGAAAACGGCGTGGACGACCGCTACTTCACTCCGGGAGGGGCCGAAAGGGAGTGTGCCGACGAACTGGTCTTCGTCGGGTCCATGGACTGGCTCCCCAACGTGGACGGCGTGATCGGCTTTGTCCGGGATGTCCTGCCGCGCATCCGCCAGCGCCGTCCCGCAGCGCATCTGAGCGTCGTAGGGCGCAAGCCTCATCCGGACGTGCTCGCCCTGCACGATCCCGCAAACGGCGTGACCGTGACAGGAACCGTGGATGACGTTCGTCCCTATGTTCATGGCGCGGCGGTCGCCGTGGTGCCGCTTCGCTACGGCGGCGGGACGCGGCTCAAGATTTTGGAAGCCTTTTCCATGTCCACCGCGGTCGTCTCCACCTCGCTCGGGTGTGAGGGCATCCTCTGCAAGGACGAAGAGCATCTTATGATACGCGATGATGCGGAGTCTTTTGCGTCGGCCTGTCTTGATCTCATGGACGACGGTCCCAAGCGGCAAAAGGTCGGCGAAAAGGGGCGGAAGCTGGCGCTTTCAGAATACGTCTGGCCATCGGTCATCGGGCGTATGCATGACGAGATCGACCGCCGCAGGAACGGGGGAGGGGCCGATGCGCGAAACTGA